The Metarhizium brunneum chromosome 3, complete sequence DNA window GAACTGGCAGCACCACCTGAGATTGCCTTCTTACCTCCCGATACATCTAGTTCAGCTGCTATCAGGCTAATACGGCGCAATCGTTCCTTGGCTTCCCGCTCGTAATTCCGGGCCACTAGTAGTGCTTCTTTCTGCATCACGAGCCGGGCGTCGGGCCGGACGGCAACAAGAAGCTAAAGGAGATgcttagtattattataatatttttgGATCTGCATGTGGTGCCGTGGATCTCTCATACCTTGTTTTTCGCATCGATACGCGCCTTCAATGCGTCTTGACGGATCATTTTTACTAGCTCGGGACCAATAGATGTGCCTGGCTGCGCAAATGCTGCATCTAAACTTTCTAGCGTAACGCACGAAAATGGAACAAAGTACTGAACGATACACTTCGTGCGAATCTTGGAGTAGATGGCTGGGACGTGGCTCTGCAGATAAACATCCAGGAGATAATCTGCCCGGGAACCCTCTAATATAGAGAGACAGTTCGAATATCGACCATTCACAAATAGGCTGATGGCCTTTCGAATGTGCGGCTCATGCTCGAGAAATGTGCGAAAGTACAGGTTGTCCAATACTAGGTGCTGAAGTTCCTTCCGATCCATGGTAGCAAGGGCCAGAAGGCCACCATAGACGGCGACGTCGTTAGGACTGGCGATATGGCTATATTCCGTTGGAGGTACGGTAGAATCTGTTCTCAAGAAGGCCTTTGCAGCATCTTCAAAGCGATCCATGCCCAAAAGGGCAATTCCAGAGGCAATTCTTGTGTATGCCTGCGGTGCCctttcatcatcctcgttCTGCACAGCTGTGATTTTACCAACGTTGTTCAATACCATGGCATAATCGCGACGGTGGAGAGAGACGTTGGCGAGGTGCATGCCACAATCGACAATATGTTTGGTGGTGCTCACATCCTGACGCATCCTGGTATACGCCTCGGTGGCTTCATTGAGCCTTCCTATGCTTTCGAAATGTTTGCCAAGGTCCTCATTACCCATCTGAATAGTGATACCATGGTTAGCTCTATGAATGCCAGTAATTTCCAAATGCTTGCTTGTTTGGGGGTACATGGGATGCGAACCCGGATGCTCTCTTTGATAAGATTGTTTCTGTATCCTTTCAGCTCACCCTCGAGCCTTGCCGTCTCGGCCTTGTTCGCCATCTCCGTTCGTTCTATCCACGCATCGTCTCTCTGGGCTTCTGGATCATTTGGTGCCACTGTCCTTAAAGCATCCCACGCATCGCGATAACGGTTGACATCGTTTcctgccttggcctcgacaaCAGCAGCTTTCAGAGCCTCAACACAAAGCGCCGCGGAGCTCTGGCCGATTAGAAAGAGGCGATCGAAGCGAGTTCGGCCTAGCCAAGGTTAGCCCAGCACTGGTTGGGAGGCATGACCTTGAGGCACGGGATTGTTATGGTTGCTGTGCCCGGGCGCATCATACCGACATAATTTTGGATATAGAGTCCAAGGTCAAGCTTCGGCAAGTCTAGTAAGGAGAGTTGGAGGAGTTAGCGGCTTTAAGCACCAAGGATTTGGAAAGTCGAGGGAGCTCGAATACCAAGTACGACGACGCCACCCAAGTTGCTCTGCTTGGCAAGGTAGCCAAGAACTTCGTCAGAAGCTGCCATGACGACTGAGGAAGCCAATACCGCGCCAGCTTGGAGCGTTGTTGACTTTAACGGTGGCGAGGTTGACGATGACAGGGCTGAATGTCTAGACAATGGAGCATGAGCACGTGTGAGGCCTTGGAAATGTGTCGCACAGCTGTTCTGCAGCAGCACTCGAGGGGTCAAGTTCAAACGTCAGGTTGGCGTCAGCGTGCTTGGCGGAGAAACCCAAGCGCCCAAGCGCCCAAGCGCTCGCTGCCTGCAAGCACAGGCGCAGCACAGctgtggtctggtggtgaattgctcggcgggctcactcgTTGTGCCCCCCCGCGATGTACTGTCTGGTATTTACTTCGCATACTATCCCcatatataattaagtaatttatacTAAAGTGAATGTCCCTATTATAATGTATActctaatatattatattttattgTATATCAAGCCTGATAGCTAGGTACCTGGTGCGGCGTGAGCGCACTATTCCCCATTGTGAGTTGTCAGCTCAGCACCGTCTTTCCAATGTGGGGCAATTCCATCAGTTGATCCCAGGCGCAGAGTCAAGCAGCTCGCTAAACCTTTGTGCTCCCGCGTTTGCCCGTTAGCATCATGTCCCTGGCCTCGATGTCGTTTCCGTACCGGCCACCCACTGAATTATACATAAATTTAGGCGTGAAATTACTGGTCCGACGCAAAGGTGCGGGCGGTGGCAAGCGGACTCTCAAAGCACGGGTTCGCTGCTACTCCAGCCCACCTGGGCATCCCTGCGATGCGTGTTATATTGGAGTAGGAATGTTGTACAAAGTTAGTTACTACTAGGCAGGTACTAGGGGTTTTGAGACTTGGTCAACAACCTCGCTTACCATAGTACAAGGAAACGCTTGACTTGAATGATATTAAATAAGAGCCTGCTTCTGCGCTCCAGCAAATGCACTCGCTAACTAACAATGCATACTGATATGGAACAGTAAATAGTGTTTGAGCTAACGCCCATCCACTAGAGCCGCTCCCTCACTTCGATTCCAAGTTCCCGGCGGCTTGCAACAAGGCGACAGGGATGTCTCCTCGCCTCCAACTGGTTCAGCTTGGCGATCTGTGGACATATCGAGTGCGTATGTACAGATGGGATAACGGCCATCCCGGGTTGACATGGCCGCTCCATGCGTTCAATGACTGGGTGGAACATGGAAAAGGCGGCTGATAGATAGAGGcgtcctttttctttttctttcccgtCTAAATCTTCAAATTTCAGCTTCGGGACATCGGCCATGCTATCTCATTCCAGACAGGCGTGTATAAGACAGGAAATATGTAGCAACGCCCCTAGACATGCATGATGTGCAATGCCCGATCCCTCGTGCACACCCttaaagagagaaaaaactCTTGGGCGAGTTCATGGCGCTTCCTGGCTATGGAAGACAGCGAGCCAGGAGGAGACGCGGCGCACAACGACGGGACGTCGACTATCGAACAGAATACGTCGCTTAAACAATTGTCGCGTCCTTTCAGTCGAACAGCACATGGCCGCCTCCTCATTTGGCTTTGGTACGGCAAGTGTGTGTATCCGCCATGTGTCCAAGTATTTGAGATGCCAGCGACATGCCATCCAGGCTGCCTGTTCTGGCAAGTGTTTCCCATCCGCCACCGTCGGCGATAGGAACCATCTGGGAGCGTCGTTGGACCAGATCCGTCTTCTCGGCTCATACGGCAACTCTAGCTCCCTTTATGATAGAAAAGGCAGCTCGTCGGAGGCGTGCGTTGCCAAGCGGGGCCAATCTGATACATCCGCTGCGCCCTTACGCAGTACGGAGTCGTTTTCCTCATAAGAATTCAAAGGTTAGATTTCGAGGGCGCGTCAATGAGGCAGTGCAAAAAAGTGAGACAAGAGAAAAAACGGCCagtgagaagaaggaagagcgTCGCACCTGGGACGGTGAGGCGCTGCGTGTATTGATCTTATGTTTGAACGATCGGGACGAAGGTGCCGCGCTGCGCTGGCCCGGCGCCAACAGACTCGGGATTGCTTCGAGT harbors:
- the csn-1 gene encoding COP9 signalosome complex subunit 1, with product MAASDEVLGYLAKQSNLGGVVVLDLPKLDLGLYIQNYVGRTRFDRLFLIGQSSAALCVEALKAAVVEAKAGNDVNRYRDAWDALRTVAPNDPEAQRDDAWIERTEMANKAETARLEGELKGYRNNLIKESIRMGNEDLGKHFESIGRLNEATEAYTRMRQDVSTTKHIVDCGMHLANVSLHRRDYAMVLNNVGKITAVQNEDDERAPQAYTRIASGIALLGMDRFEDAAKAFLRTDSTVPPTEYSHIASPNDVAVYGGLLALATMDRKELQHLVLDNLYFRTFLEHEPHIRKAISLFVNGRYSNCLSILEGSRADYLLDVYLQSHVPAIYSKIRTKCIVQYFVPFSCVTLESLDAAFAQPGTSIGPELVKMIRQDALKARIDAKNKLLVAVRPDARLVMQKEALLVARNYEREAKERLRRISLIAAELDVSGGKKAISGGAASSSLDEAWYDENKQSSPQGAELEAAS